Sequence from the Paenibacillus riograndensis SBR5 genome:
CGTGCACTGGGAAGGGCTTGTCCACAGTGTGGATACGCTGATCATTTATATGGGAGTCAGCACATTGGCTGAAATCCGTGAGCAGCTATTGAAGCATGGAAAGGACCCTGCGACACCCGCTGCCCTGATCGAGAACGGAACGACGGTCCGGGAACGCGCGGTAACGGGAACACTGGGCAATATTGATAGGCTGGCAGCCGCGATGAAGATCAGCAATCCAGCCATCATCATTATCGGGGAGTCAGTTACCGTAAGAGATCAGCTGCTAAGTTTGGAAAAAGCGGTGCGTTCCCAGATCGGCTAGCGGCCGCTGGCGGTTGTATGAGTGTCATAATTAAAGTGATTGCAATCACAGGAGTTGCGGGTAGAATAGGACTATACTACTTTGCGCAGGTTCCGCTACGTACTTATACAGATCAAAGGAGAGAACTGTGAGATGCAAATTCAACTTGACCCGTTAACCCGCAGACGGCTAGGAGAGAGCCTGGATGGCAGACCGGGATTTCTCAAGCTGTTCTATGATACCGAGGATTGCGGCTGCAATGGCGTCCTTGTCATTCAGATCGTAGACTCGCCAAATGCTACAGACATCGTCATTCAGAACGAACCCTACACTTTCTTGTGTGACCGCCAGCAGGAATCCTTGTTTGATTCCTCGATGACGCTGGCAGCGGATGAAAATTATCCTTCTTATAAGCTCACCAGTCCTTCCAGCCTGTTCAGCTCTAATATTAGGGTTAAGGATCTCCGGTGAGCATGGGAGTACCTATTTCACCATGTTTGATTCGCAGTTTCTGATTTTCAGTAACTTCAGAACGTAACCGGGCAGCAAGCCTCCGTGAATGGGGATTTGCTGCCCGTTGTATTTAGAGGAACAGGATGCAGGGATCAGCTGTTTCAAGTATAATGGGGACTATCTGAAACAGGAGGCAGTAACGAAATGAAGCCGATTACAATCTTGATTGCGGATGATGAAGCGGAGATCGCTGAGCTCATTGCCATACACCTGGAGAGGGAGGGCTATCATACGGTCAAGGTTTCGAACGGGAGAGCCGCTATGCAGGCCGTGCAATCCCAACCGGTAGATCTGGCCATACTGGATATCATGATGCCCGAGCTGGACGGTCATGAGGTCACCCGCCAGATCCGCGAGCAGTACCGGATGCCAATTATTTTTTTGAGTGCCAAGGCTACGGATCTGGATAAAATAACCGGCCTGGTCCTTGGAGCGGATGATTATATGACCAAGCCGTTTAACCCGATGGAGCTGGTGGCCCGGGTTAAAGCCCAGCTTCGCCGGGCCCTGCAGCTTAATCAGCCGGCTGAAGACGCGCACGCTGTGCTGCAGATTGGCGGTCTGATCATTGATCCGGATAAACGCACCGTCGCAATCTACGGGCAGACGGTGGAGCTCACACCAAAGGAATTTGACATACTGCAGCTGCTGGCCAGCCACCCGAACAAGGTATTCAGTGCAGAAAATATCTTTGAACAGGTATGGGGCGAGTCTTATTATGACAGCGGCAATACCGTAATGGTCCATATCCGCACCCTCCGCAAAAAGCTTAGCGAGGACCCCAAAAAGTTTGTCAAAACCGTCTGGGGCGTAGGATATACGTTCAATGGTTAGATACAAGCGCAGTTTCCGCACAAGTATGCTGATGCTGTTCGGGCTCAGTATGCTGATCTCCGGTCTCCTTACTTATCTGGTTTATAAAGGGCTCCAGTTCTATTACCATGAAAAGGTTCTGGCAGAGGATGATATTGCCCGCTTGCGGGCTATCATCTATAGGATTGGGGATGTTAACTTTTTTTTAATTCTGTTCGTGCCGCTGGCGATCTTCTTTTTTTTCTTGCTGACCAAGCGCTACGCCGCCTATTTTGACACCATTTCCTCGGGTATTCACAATCTCGCCAACGGTGAGTTTAGCTCCAGGGTGGAGATCACCTCTCACGACGAGTTTCAGGTTATTGCTGAAGACATCAACCGGGCGAGCGAGCAGCTGCAAAAAGCTGTGGAGCGGGGGGATTTTGCCGAGAGCAGCAAGGATCAGCTGGTGTTGAATCTGGCACATGATATCCGGACGCCGCTGACGTCGGTGCTGGGTTATCTGGACTACATTCTGAATCATACAGATCTGACGGCGGAGCAGGTTAAGCATTACACCATGATCGCGTACACCAAATCGCAGCGGCTGGAGAAGCTGATTGAAGAGCTGTTCGAGATTACAAGAGTCAACTATGGAATGCTTGCAGTGGTCAAGGCGCCGATCGATCTCAGCGAGCTGCTGTTCCAGCTTAATGAAGAGCTTTATCCCCTTTTCGAAAAAAACAAGCTAACCTCCAGGCTGCAGATTACGCCCCAGATGGTCATACCTGCGGATGGGGAGCTGCTTGCCCGCGTCTTTGAGAATCTTTTGACGAATGCAGCGCGGTATGGCAGGGATGGTCAATTTGTGGATATACACTGCAGGCACGAGGGGGGCAGCGCGGTGGTCCAGATTATTAATTATGGAAATTTCATACCTGCGGAAGAGCTGCCCTTCCTCTTTGATATGTTCTATACAGGAGACCGGGCACGCACCTCGGATGCGAACAGCACCGGACTTGGGCTTTTTATCGCCAAAAATATCGTTGAGCAGCATGGCGGCACCATCTCTGCAGAGAGCAGTGTAACCCGGACCTTATTCGAAGTGCGCCTGCCGATTCAAGCCTGAAATCAGACAGAACTAATGAAATTTAAGGAAAATTTAATTTTTTGGCCACTTTGTATTTAAGTTTTTCCCTGTATTCTGTTGAAACAACGATAAAAGGGAGATGCTTGCATTGAAGAAGTGGCTTTTTTTGTGCATTGTTTTGCTGGTCATCGCGTTCAAAATCTTTCAAAAAGAAGTGCTGCCGGCCAAGAATCCGACAATTATAGAGCATACGGCTGAAATATCTGCTTCTGGAGAAGACACAGCAACCATACATATAGACAAAGAACAAATCTACAAAGGAGACCTCATTCTCGTTAACAAAGAGTATCCTGTACATAAGAAAGGGGTTGCCACGGATATCCTTGAGCTATCCCGTCATGATGAGCTGACACAGGGGTTTGAATTGCTTGACCGTTCCATCGAGCTGTCGAAGAGGGTAACCGAACGGTTCTCGGAGCTGACCGCAGCGGCCGCTAAGGATGGTGCAGAGAATTTCCGCATTAGCAGCGGGTACAGGGATCAAGAGGAGCAGGGCAGGCTCTACAAAGAAAAAGGAGCGGATTACGCGCTGCCCGCCGGTTACAGTGAACACAACACAGGCCTGTCGCTGGACATTGGCTCTTCGCTTGGAGAAATCAAGGGTTCACCGGAAGGGAAATGGCTCCGGGCTAACGCTTGGAACTATGGGTTTATTCTCAGGTACCCCGAAGACAAGACGAATATTACGGGAATTAAATACGAGGCCTGGCATTTCCGCTATGTCGGTCTGCCGCATAGTCTGGTCATGAAGGAGAAGAACATGGTGCTGGAAGAATATCTTGCCGATCTGAAACAACGGAAGCGCCAGCAGATTACGGTCGCGGACCGCAAATATCTCATGCTCTATGTACCGGCATCCCAATTGGGCAGTGTTCATGTGCCTGCCGGCCATCCTTATACAGTATCAGGAAACAACAGCGATGGGGTCATTGTCACAGTGGAGCTCAGCAAGTGGGGCACACCATGAAGAGGCTGGACCGGAAGCTTGTGATATTGGGGGCTGCCGTATATTTGTATGTGCTGATCAAAATCATCTTGTTCAAGTATGCGCCGGTGGATATTGCTTTCCTCTGGCGTCAGTTGCATAGTGTGCTGGAACATCCTGCAAGGATTCGGTACGGGTTGGCGTTTGCCAACTTTACTCCTTTTGTCTCAATCAGCCGGAATTTGCATCAGCTCTCCAATCCGCATGATTTCGTCAATCTGTTTGGAAATATTGCGCTGTTTGTTCCCCTGGGGATATTCATCCGGCTGTTAGCCAAAGGAGGCTTATTCACAGCTCTTGTACTTTCATTCGGAATAAGCTTTTCTCTGGAAGGCACACAGCTTCTCTTGTCCATGGGCAGTTTTGATGTCGATGACCTTATATTGAATGTGTTTGGAGGTCTGTTAGGATATATCATTTGCCTGAAAAACCCCCGGAAGCATGGGAAAACGCAATTGCAGCAGCAGGTTTTAACTGAAAAGACCAGTTGAGGCAGATCGTAAGTTCCATCTTAGTGTGAAAATAAAAGGTCCGGCACCGCCCCGTTATGGCGGTTGCCGGACTCTTTTCCGTTAGGGAAGCTGGCGGTCAATAGGCGGTCCAGCCGCCGTCTGCGGTGACTACCACGCCATTGATAAAGCCCGCCTCATCTGAGGCGAGAAAAAGCGCAAGCTGTGCGACCTCTCCAGGCTGGCCCATCCTCGGATTAATTGCCATTCCCGGTTGGGTCCGGCCCATTCCGAACTCATTAATATGGGTCATGCTGGAGCCGATATTGGTTTCGACGCCACCTGGAGCAATCGCGTTGCAGCGGATGCCCGATTTTGCATACATATACCCTGTATTCTTCGTGAATCCGACAACGGCATGCTTTGAGGCGGTATAAGCAGCACCTGCACGCGCCCCGAACAAACCTCCTATGGAAGCAACGTTGAGGATCACCCCTTTTTCTTTCGGCAAAAAGACAGTTAACGCCTTGCGTGTAGCCCGCATCACAGAAGTTGTATTGACTGCAAAGATCCGTTCCCAGTCGGCATCGGCAATATCACCGGCCGGCTCAAAGTTATCCATGATCCCGGCATTGTTGACGAGTATATCCAAGGTTCCATAGGTTGTAACCGTTGTATCGATTAAATGCTGAATATCTGCTTCGTCAGCAACATTCGCTTGTATGGCGATTGCTTCTCCGCCGGCGGACTGAATCTCCTGCACAGTTTCATTAGCGGCCTCCAGCTTAATATCGGACACTACTACCTTGGCACCTTCGCTTGCATAGAGGATCGCTATTGCTTTGCCCATTCCGGAAGCTGCACCGGTGACTACCGCGACCTTATCCCGAAGTCTCATTGTATTTCCTCCAATTGTATAATAAGGTTTGTTAGCTATGCCTAGTATCATGGATTGTGCTTTAATTTATGTATAAACGCATCAGATTCGACAGGAGGACAATTTGTGAGAACGATCGGAATCGATATTGGAACGACCTCGATTACGGGATTGGTATATGATTTGGAAGAACGAAAGGTTCTGCACCGGATTACAACAGAGAATTCGGCGCAGCTTTCCGGCAGCGGAAAAGAATGGGAACGTCTGCAGGACCCTGCCGTTATCCTCCATCTCGTGCAAGGTATTTTTGAGCAACTCATGTTGCGGGAGCCAAAGGTTCAAGGGATCGGATTCACCGGACAAATGCATGGGATTGTATATACAGATGCCGCAGGAAAACATGTGAGTCCGCTCTATACCTGGCAGGATGGGAGAGGAAGTATGCCTTATGACGAATTTCTCACCCATGCGGAGAAGCTGAGTAAGGATACCGGTTATCCGGTTGCTCCCGGCTACGGGCTGGCCACTCATTTTTATAATCTGGGACATGGGCTTGTTCCCATCGAAGCCGTCAGCTTATGCACCATCGCCGATTATGCCGCCATGAGATTGGCAGAAAGTGCTGATCCCGTGATTGATTCCACGCAAGCTGCCGGACTGGGATGCTACAGCATCCCAAATGGTGTTTTTGACCTGGAGGCCATTGACCGGTCAGGCATCGGTACAGAGCTGCTGCCCCGGGTGGTTCAGGCTGGAACGCTTGTGGGATTAACCCGGCAAGGTGTCCCGGTATACACTTCACTTGGAGACAATCAGGCAAGCTTTCTCGGCAGTGTCCCCTGTCCTGAGGAAACGCTGCTGCTGAACATTGGGACCGGAAGTCAATTGTCGGCCATGCTGGCCGGTTCGACCGGCAGTATAGAGGGATTGGAAGCACGGCCTTATCCCGGAGGCGGGGTCCTAATGGTTGGAGCCGCACTCAGCGGAGGGAAATCCTATGCGCTTCTGGAGAAGTTCTATCGGCAAGTCATCGAAGCCTATACGGGACAACCCCAAGAAGAGGTGTACCCTTTATTGAACAAATTATTGGGTGATGGACCGCTCGCAACAGGCGGCCTCACAGTGAACCCGCAGTTTCTGGGTACACGGCTGAACCCGGAAGCACGGGGGAGCGTGGAGGGGATCACGTTGGACAATTTCACTCCAGGCCTGGTGGCCCATGCTTTTCTCCAAGGCATTACGGATGAGCTGTATGCCTTTTATAGATCTATAGAGCAGATTGGTTCCGAGGTACAATGGACCCGGCTCATTGGTTCCGGCAACGCGCTGCGCGCAAATCCGGCGCTGCGCTCGAAAGTGGAAGCGCGGTTCGGACTGCCCCTTACCTTGAGCGCTGCTCCGGAAGAAGCTGCAGTCGGAGCAGCATTGCGCGCCGCTGTTGGCGCTGGAGGCATTCCAAGCTATCGGGAAGCCGGGCAGTACCTGGGATGAAGGGCAGTGCAGTTGACTCAGCAGCTACAGATCAGAACATCTGCGGAAATTGCTTAATAATCGCCGTGCTAATCATATCGGCCATAACCAAGGCGCCTTTTTCAATAGCGTCATAGAGCTGCACACTTTGCTTGTAATCCTTTTGGAGCAGAGTCACGGCTTCCGCTTTGGTTAATGCCAGATGCTGATAGAACATTTTTCTGAAATCCTCTTTGGGCAGATACGGATTGAGGCGGCTGAGAAATTCCACAATCTGATCGCCGTTCGCATACCATTTCTTCTCGGTAGCGGCGGCTGCCGCTTGGTCTCCGGCTTTTGCGGTTTTAACCAGATCAGCTGCAATGACTAAATGCTCTTTAATAAGCTGGCCGTAAGCATCGCCTGCTGCTGCTCCATAGAAGGGCTTGAGGGCATCGCCCATATCCGGTCCGTTCTGCAGCAGACGGGCCACAGTAACCTCAGTGTCAGGCAAGTCAAAAACAATACTGCGGATAACCATACGGGTCCAGGCCACATGCTGCTCCCATAGTGTTCTCATGTGGAGTATCAGGTTCACCTGCGCTCTGCTAAAGCATTCCGGCGCTGCTCCCGCATATACCGGCATGGACGGGTGCATGGCATTAGGGCTTCCCTGTGCGGGGGAGTAGGGCCGCCAATAATACTGCATAAAAAATTCCTCCTTAGTTCCTGTATACCCCATCTTATGGTACATCCGCCCAGGTGGTTCTTCGGAAATCAAAAGGCACGCTTCTCTTCCTCGTGAAGGGAAACGCGCCTTGTTCAACACATTATAGAAGTATAAAGATCATACAACAGACAATGTGAAGCGGAAGCTGTATGGCCGGTTAGACGGAAGCGTGAATTCTGCGTGTGTCGGAGCACCCCAGCTGTCGTCACCGCCGACACCCATTTGTTTGTAATTGACTCTCAACACGCTTTTGGTGGAAGGGGCCAATTTATAGGGATGATCGCTGGCTTCCAGTTCTTCCGGCGTCCATGGCAGGACGTTGACTTCGAACGGTAAAGTGCTTTCCAGATGTATCCCGTTGCCGGACACGCTCTCGGTAAGGGAAGCATAGCGCACACCGGTTTTGTTGCCGCATTCCTGCGGACGCAGGTAATGGACGAACTGCTCGCTTACCTTGCCGGTGTAGTGTCCCAGCTTGGCGCTGGTCTGCCGGTCCCAATAATTCTCATGCGGCCCTTTGCCGTACCAGGAGACCGTATCCAGCCCCCCATCCAGTTCAAAAAGCAATCCGAACTCGGGGATTTCCGGCAGTCCATCACTTCCGGGGTTCAATTCCTGAGTGATGTCCACCTTGCCGTCCGGTGTAATCTTATATTGCAGCAGCAGGGTGGAGGCAGGTTGGGTTTCCAGCTGATAGCTTACCGCTACAGTGCATAGATGATCTCCGGCTGTATAAGAGAAGCCCGTAAGGGTTCTGCTGTAGGAAGCGTCCTTCCATACCGCACAGCGTTTATCGAGTCCATTGCCCAGATCGTTGTCGGTTACCGCTCTCCAGAAGTTAGGTCTCACAGGTGCCAGCAAGCGCTCTTTACCGGAAGTGGTATAGGAGAACAGGTCGCCGGTTGCAGTATTGAAGGCCAGAGCAAAGTTGTCTCCCTGAATCGCAACATTATCCGATTGTTCGGTAATACGCAGTCCAGTTCCGGTCCCATTGGCATTAGCGGAAGTGGCGGCTCCGGCTCTTGGAGACAGCACAAATTGTTCCCAGGCAATCTCATGCCCTGCTTCCGACCATAGAGTCGCTGAAGACTGTATGAAGGACAAGGTCAATACAGCTTCCTGATTACCCGCAAAAGTGCTTCCGTCATAAGGAATGACACATTCAGCGGTTGCTCCCGGATCAGCGGTAACCTGTATCAAGCCTTCCTGCACAACCGTACCGTCCAAGGCCGCTGTCCATTTCAGCCCATACTCTGCCAGGTTCGTAAACAAATAATTGTTGCGGATTTCAAAACGGCCTTCTGCCAGATCCACAGCGGTTATTTTCACATTCTGATAACATTTCTTAACTTCCAGCAGCTTAGGGGTAATGCTGCGGTCCGCGAACAACAGCCCATTGCCGCTGAAGTTGCCGTCATGCGGATTTTCCCCGAAATCCCCGCCGTAAGCCAGATATTCCATTCCATCTGCCGTTGTGGTGCGGATCGCCTGATCTACCCAGTCCCAGATGAATCCGCCCTGAATAATGTCATATTGGTCGAACAGCTCGGTATACAGATGCAAGCCGCCGCAGGAGTTCCCCATCGCATGGCTGTATTCGCAGAGAATGTAAGGTTTTTTGGGGTCTTTCTTCGCATACTCTACAACATCCCACGGTTTGATATACATTGTGGATTCAATATCGCTAGCCGTATCGGACGGACGGTAATGGAAGGTACCTTCATAATGAACGACCCGGCCCGGATCGGCTTCCCGCAGATAGTCATG
This genomic interval carries:
- a CDS encoding sedoheptulokinase; its protein translation is MRTIGIDIGTTSITGLVYDLEERKVLHRITTENSAQLSGSGKEWERLQDPAVILHLVQGIFEQLMLREPKVQGIGFTGQMHGIVYTDAAGKHVSPLYTWQDGRGSMPYDEFLTHAEKLSKDTGYPVAPGYGLATHFYNLGHGLVPIEAVSLCTIADYAAMRLAESADPVIDSTQAAGLGCYSIPNGVFDLEAIDRSGIGTELLPRVVQAGTLVGLTRQGVPVYTSLGDNQASFLGSVPCPEETLLLNIGTGSQLSAMLAGSTGSIEGLEARPYPGGGVLMVGAALSGGKSYALLEKFYRQVIEAYTGQPQEEVYPLLNKLLGDGPLATGGLTVNPQFLGTRLNPEARGSVEGITLDNFTPGLVAHAFLQGITDELYAFYRSIEQIGSEVQWTRLIGSGNALRANPALRSKVEARFGLPLTLSAAPEEAAVGAALRAAVGAGGIPSYREAGQYLG
- a CDS encoding iron-sulfur cluster biosynthesis family protein — its product is MQIQLDPLTRRRLGESLDGRPGFLKLFYDTEDCGCNGVLVIQIVDSPNATDIVIQNEPYTFLCDRQQESLFDSSMTLAADENYPSYKLTSPSSLFSSNIRVKDLR
- a CDS encoding VanZ family protein, which produces MKRLDRKLVILGAAVYLYVLIKIILFKYAPVDIAFLWRQLHSVLEHPARIRYGLAFANFTPFVSISRNLHQLSNPHDFVNLFGNIALFVPLGIFIRLLAKGGLFTALVLSFGISFSLEGTQLLLSMGSFDVDDLILNVFGGLLGYIICLKNPRKHGKTQLQQQVLTEKTS
- a CDS encoding HAMP domain-containing sensor histidine kinase — its product is MVRYKRSFRTSMLMLFGLSMLISGLLTYLVYKGLQFYYHEKVLAEDDIARLRAIIYRIGDVNFFLILFVPLAIFFFFLLTKRYAAYFDTISSGIHNLANGEFSSRVEITSHDEFQVIAEDINRASEQLQKAVERGDFAESSKDQLVLNLAHDIRTPLTSVLGYLDYILNHTDLTAEQVKHYTMIAYTKSQRLEKLIEELFEITRVNYGMLAVVKAPIDLSELLFQLNEELYPLFEKNKLTSRLQITPQMVIPADGELLARVFENLLTNAARYGRDGQFVDIHCRHEGGSAVVQIINYGNFIPAEELPFLFDMFYTGDRARTSDANSTGLGLFIAKNIVEQHGGTISAESSVTRTLFEVRLPIQA
- a CDS encoding glycoside hydrolase family 2 TIM barrel-domain containing protein; translation: MRNKFTYEPPANGYPEWNNNPEIFQLNRLDAHASMISYPSISEALKGERAASPNYHLLNGSWKFAFAETPEQRIQDFYKAEYDSSGWAEIPVPSHWQFQGYDYPQYTNVRYPWAVSEPDLKPPFAPTVYNPVGSYIRTFTVPENWAGQPVYLSFQGVESAFYVWVNGELAGYGEDTFTPSEYDITAYLKEGENKLAVEVYRWCDASWLEDQDFWRLSGIFRDVYLYTAPPVHIADFFVHTDLDEHYADAELNVDVKVEDYFNANAGAYTVEMQLYDADGQTVWTAPISAGFAFGDGEVQQLKLGAAVAAPDKWSAEKPYLYTLVLSLKNEQGDLQEAVSSKVGFRTFEIRDGLMKINGKRIVFKGTNRHEFSCETGRALGKEDMIRDIELMKAHNINAVRTSHYPNQSIWYELCDEYGLYVIDETNLETHGSWQYGQQELHDGNVPASRPEWRANVLDRCNSMMQRDKNHPSVVIWSLGNESFGGDNFIAMHDYLREADPGRVVHYEGTFHYRPSDTASDIESTMYIKPWDVVEYAKKDPKKPYILCEYSHAMGNSCGGLHLYTELFDQYDIIQGGFIWDWVDQAIRTTTADGMEYLAYGGDFGENPHDGNFSGNGLLFADRSITPKLLEVKKCYQNVKITAVDLAEGRFEIRNNYLFTNLAEYGLKWTAALDGTVVQEGLIQVTADPGATAECVIPYDGSTFAGNQEAVLTLSFIQSSATLWSEAGHEIAWEQFVLSPRAGAATSANANGTGTGLRITEQSDNVAIQGDNFALAFNTATGDLFSYTTSGKERLLAPVRPNFWRAVTDNDLGNGLDKRCAVWKDASYSRTLTGFSYTAGDHLCTVAVSYQLETQPASTLLLQYKITPDGKVDITQELNPGSDGLPEIPEFGLLFELDGGLDTVSWYGKGPHENYWDRQTSAKLGHYTGKVSEQFVHYLRPQECGNKTGVRYASLTESVSGNGIHLESTLPFEVNVLPWTPEELEASDHPYKLAPSTKSVLRVNYKQMGVGGDDSWGAPTHAEFTLPSNRPYSFRFTLSVV
- a CDS encoding SDR family oxidoreductase, with the translated sequence MRLRDKVAVVTGAASGMGKAIAILYASEGAKVVVSDIKLEAANETVQEIQSAGGEAIAIQANVADEADIQHLIDTTVTTYGTLDILVNNAGIMDNFEPAGDIADADWERIFAVNTTSVMRATRKALTVFLPKEKGVILNVASIGGLFGARAGAAYTASKHAVVGFTKNTGYMYAKSGIRCNAIAPGGVETNIGSSMTHINEFGMGRTQPGMAINPRMGQPGEVAQLALFLASDEAGFINGVVVTADGGWTAY
- a CDS encoding M15 family metallopeptidase encodes the protein MKKWLFLCIVLLVIAFKIFQKEVLPAKNPTIIEHTAEISASGEDTATIHIDKEQIYKGDLILVNKEYPVHKKGVATDILELSRHDELTQGFELLDRSIELSKRVTERFSELTAAAAKDGAENFRISSGYRDQEEQGRLYKEKGADYALPAGYSEHNTGLSLDIGSSLGEIKGSPEGKWLRANAWNYGFILRYPEDKTNITGIKYEAWHFRYVGLPHSLVMKEKNMVLEEYLADLKQRKRQQITVADRKYLMLYVPASQLGSVHVPAGHPYTVSGNNSDGVIVTVELSKWGTP
- a CDS encoding response regulator transcription factor, whose translation is MKPITILIADDEAEIAELIAIHLEREGYHTVKVSNGRAAMQAVQSQPVDLAILDIMMPELDGHEVTRQIREQYRMPIIFLSAKATDLDKITGLVLGADDYMTKPFNPMELVARVKAQLRRALQLNQPAEDAHAVLQIGGLIIDPDKRTVAIYGQTVELTPKEFDILQLLASHPNKVFSAENIFEQVWGESYYDSGNTVMVHIRTLRKKLSEDPKKFVKTVWGVGYTFNG